The following coding sequences are from one Paracoccus alcaliphilus window:
- a CDS encoding TRAP transporter substrate-binding protein, protein MKHVYAAALLGAAFVTSANAQEIKIGYALAEDSHYGAGAKAFEESLTASLGDQFSFRHFPSSGLGGEREVLEGLQLGTVEMTIASDGTLTNFVPEVGVLGIPFLLRDMDHARTVLDGEIGQEMLAKFDDAGLKALAWGEQGFRHITSNRGAIETPEDMAGLKIRTMENPVHLEAFRALGAAPTPMAWPEVIGALEQGAIDGQENPLSVIVSAKLNEVQKYLTLDGHVYSSTIILVSPSLWGQLDDEQQAAFQQAATDAVAAMRAYVDDVEQSGVASMQEAGMEVNELSPEQKAVFREALAGPYSNYEAQFGKELMDRIQAIE, encoded by the coding sequence ATGAAACACGTTTATGCCGCCGCGCTGCTGGGCGCGGCATTCGTCACGTCCGCCAATGCGCAAGAGATCAAGATCGGCTATGCCTTGGCCGAGGACAGCCATTACGGCGCCGGCGCCAAGGCGTTCGAGGAATCGCTGACCGCCAGCCTTGGCGACCAGTTCTCGTTCCGCCATTTCCCCTCGTCCGGTCTGGGCGGCGAGCGCGAGGTGCTGGAAGGGCTGCAACTGGGCACGGTCGAAATGACCATCGCCTCGGACGGCACGCTGACCAATTTCGTGCCCGAGGTGGGCGTGCTGGGCATCCCCTTCCTGCTGCGCGACATGGATCACGCCCGCACCGTGCTGGATGGCGAGATCGGTCAGGAAATGCTGGCGAAATTCGACGATGCCGGGTTGAAGGCGCTGGCATGGGGCGAACAGGGCTTCCGCCACATCACCAGCAATCGCGGCGCGATCGAGACCCCCGAGGACATGGCCGGGCTGAAGATCCGTACCATGGAAAACCCGGTCCATCTCGAAGCTTTCCGCGCCCTTGGCGCCGCCCCCACCCCGATGGCATGGCCCGAAGTGATCGGCGCGCTGGAACAGGGCGCCATCGACGGGCAGGAAAACCCGCTTTCGGTGATCGTCTCGGCCAAGCTGAACGAGGTGCAGAAATACCTGACGCTGGACGGGCATGTCTATTCCTCGACCATCATCCTTGTCTCGCCCTCGCTCTGGGGTCAGTTGGACGATGAGCAGCAGGCGGCGTTCCAGCAGGCGGCGACGGATGCCGTCGCGGCGATGCGCGCCTATGTCGATGATGTCGAACAGTCCGGCGTCGCCTCGATGCAAGAGGCCGGGATGGAGGTGAACGAGCTTTCGCCCGAACAGAAGGCCGTCTTCCGCGAGGCGCTGGCCGGACCCTACAGCAATTACGAGGCGCAGTTCGGCAAGGAACTGATGGATCGTATCCAGGCGATCGAATAA
- a CDS encoding error-prone DNA polymerase yields MTPAPPPADPAPPAPDYAELCVTSNFTFLTGASHPHELMKRATELGLKAIAITDRNSLAGVVRAWRGLRGIAADPDRPEGLELPRLITGARLVLRDCPVEWLALPTDRAAYARLSRLLTQGKRRAGKAECHLTLADLEQGCAGMILIALPPADLAQALGPVQTLQRHFPRHVFLGAAPRYDGSDQAWLNACAGLALRASAPMVAVGDVLMHRAHRRPLADVLTCMRHRITIDRIGTQALMNAERRLKSAAEMARIFHHHPAAIRRTLEIAARCSFNLAELRGEYPDEVVNGEPAQARLERLVAEGLARRCTNGITDRHRELAAKELTLVAEMEYAAYFLTVHDIVSYARSEGILCQGRGSAANSIICWALGITDVSPDQIHMVFERFISRHRGEPPDIDVDFEHERREEVIQWIYKKYTRDRAGLCATVIHFRSRAAIWEVGRVMGLSQDVIASLSGQIWGMSNDGADPDRIRELGLNPDDRHLALTIRLIDDIIGFPRHLSQHVGGFVITKGRLDDLCPIENAAMEDRTCIEWDKDDIDAMGILKVDVLGLGMLSCLRRAFGLLRDHEGVEHCLDSVPEKDGPTYDMLCRADAVGVFQVESRAQMNFLPRMKPRNFYDLVIEVAIVRPGPIQGGMVQPYLRRRQGIEPVVYPSDALKEVLSKTLGIPLFQEQAMRMAVVAAGFSPEDADRLRRSLASFRNLGTVHHFEKQFIEGMIANGYDPDFAARCFAQIRGFADYGFPESHAAAFALLTYVSSWLKCHHPAIFTCALLNSQPMGFYAPAQIVRDARDHGVEVRPICVDHSEWDNTLERRADGRLALRLGFRQIKGFRQADAEGIAKARGNGYPDPESLWLRAGLAPAVLERLAEADAFAVMGLTRRDALWAVRAIRAPAPLPLFADPIDGEGLREPPVTLPAMHLGEEVVEDYVATRLTLRAHPMELLRPAIPGLTAHERLPDTPLGRISICGLVITRQRPGTASGVIFLTLEDETGVGNVVVWRKVFHRYRRAVMGGRLLRVSGRLQREGIVVHLIAERIEDLSHRLTELGHPLDEAVGLPHPQADNAPRQISHSRQPAHARHPREQAKRLFPSRDFH; encoded by the coding sequence GTGACGCCCGCACCGCCGCCCGCCGATCCCGCGCCCCCTGCCCCGGATTATGCCGAACTGTGCGTGACCTCGAATTTCACCTTTCTGACCGGGGCCTCGCATCCGCATGAGCTGATGAAACGCGCCACGGAACTGGGGCTGAAGGCCATCGCCATCACCGACCGCAACTCTCTGGCCGGGGTGGTGCGGGCATGGCGAGGGCTGCGCGGCATCGCCGCCGATCCCGACCGGCCAGAGGGCCTTGAACTGCCCCGGCTCATCACCGGCGCGCGGCTGGTGCTGCGGGATTGCCCGGTCGAATGGCTGGCGCTGCCCACCGACCGGGCCGCCTATGCGCGGCTGTCGCGGCTGCTGACGCAGGGCAAGCGGCGGGCGGGCAAGGCGGAATGTCACCTGACGCTGGCCGATCTGGAACAGGGCTGCGCGGGCATGATCCTGATCGCCCTGCCGCCCGCCGATCTGGCGCAGGCGCTGGGACCGGTCCAGACCCTGCAACGCCACTTTCCCCGCCATGTCTTTCTGGGTGCCGCGCCGCGCTATGACGGCAGCGATCAGGCGTGGCTCAATGCCTGTGCGGGGCTGGCGCTGCGGGCCTCGGCGCCGATGGTGGCGGTGGGGGATGTGCTGATGCACCGCGCCCACCGTCGCCCGCTGGCCGATGTGTTGACCTGCATGAGGCACCGCATCACCATCGACCGGATCGGCACGCAGGCGCTGATGAATGCCGAACGCCGCCTGAAAAGCGCGGCCGAGATGGCGCGGATCTTTCACCACCACCCCGCCGCGATCCGCCGCACGCTGGAAATCGCCGCACGATGCAGCTTCAATCTGGCCGAACTGCGCGGCGAATATCCCGATGAGGTCGTCAATGGCGAACCGGCGCAGGCGCGGCTGGAGCGGCTGGTGGCCGAAGGGCTGGCGCGGCGCTGTACCAATGGCATCACGGACCGTCACCGGGAACTGGCGGCCAAGGAACTGACGCTGGTGGCCGAGATGGAATACGCCGCCTATTTCCTGACCGTGCATGACATCGTCAGCTATGCACGGTCAGAGGGGATCCTGTGTCAGGGGCGCGGCTCGGCGGCGAATTCGATCATCTGCTGGGCGCTTGGCATCACCGATGTCAGCCCCGATCAGATCCACATGGTCTTTGAACGCTTCATCTCTCGCCACCGCGGAGAGCCGCCCGATATCGACGTCGATTTCGAACATGAACGCCGCGAAGAGGTGATCCAGTGGATTTACAAGAAATACACCCGCGACCGGGCCGGGCTGTGCGCAACGGTGATCCATTTCCGGTCCCGCGCCGCGATCTGGGAAGTGGGCCGGGTCATGGGCCTGTCGCAGGACGTGATCGCCAGCCTGTCGGGCCAGATCTGGGGCATGTCGAATGACGGGGCCGATCCCGACCGGATCCGCGAACTGGGCCTGAACCCCGATGATCGCCACCTTGCCCTGACCATCCGCCTGATCGACGATATCATCGGCTTTCCCCGCCACCTGTCGCAGCATGTCGGCGGCTTCGTCATCACGAAAGGGCGGCTGGATGATCTGTGCCCCATCGAGAATGCCGCGATGGAGGATCGCACCTGCATCGAATGGGACAAGGACGATATCGACGCGATGGGCATCCTCAAGGTCGATGTGCTGGGGCTGGGCATGCTGTCCTGCCTGCGCCGGGCCTTCGGGCTGCTGCGCGACCATGAGGGGGTCGAGCATTGCCTTGACAGCGTGCCCGAAAAAGACGGTCCGACCTATGACATGCTGTGCCGCGCCGATGCGGTGGGGGTGTTTCAGGTCGAAAGCCGGGCGCAGATGAACTTTCTGCCGCGGATGAAGCCGCGCAATTTCTATGATCTGGTGATCGAGGTCGCCATCGTCCGCCCCGGCCCGATTCAGGGCGGCATGGTGCAGCCCTATCTGCGGCGGCGGCAGGGGATTGAGCCGGTCGTTTACCCCTCGGACGCGCTGAAAGAGGTGCTGTCAAAGACCCTGGGCATCCCGCTGTTTCAGGAACAGGCGATGCGGATGGCGGTGGTCGCGGCGGGGTTCTCGCCCGAGGATGCCGACCGGCTGCGCCGTTCTCTGGCGTCGTTCCGCAATCTGGGCACCGTGCATCACTTCGAAAAGCAATTCATCGAGGGCATGATCGCCAATGGCTATGACCCCGATTTCGCCGCCCGCTGCTTTGCCCAGATCCGGGGTTTTGCCGATTACGGCTTCCCCGAAAGCCATGCGGCGGCATTCGCCCTGCTGACCTATGTCTCGTCATGGCTGAAATGCCATCATCCGGCGATCTTTACCTGCGCGCTGCTGAACAGCCAGCCGATGGGGTTCTATGCCCCCGCCCAGATCGTGCGGGATGCCCGCGATCACGGAGTCGAGGTGCGGCCGATCTGCGTCGATCACAGCGAATGGGACAATACGCTGGAACGCCGCGCCGACGGGCGGCTGGCGCTGCGGCTGGGGTTCCGGCAGATCAAGGGCTTTCGTCAGGCCGATGCCGAGGGGATCGCGAAGGCGCGCGGCAATGGCTATCCCGATCCCGAAAGCCTGTGGCTGCGGGCCGGTCTGGCGCCCGCCGTGCTGGAACGTCTGGCCGAAGCCGATGCCTTCGCCGTCATGGGCCTGACGCGCCGCGATGCGCTGTGGGCGGTGCGGGCGATCCGCGCGCCCGCGCCGCTGCCGCTGTTTGCCGACCCGATCGACGGCGAGGGGCTGCGCGAACCGCCCGTCACTCTGCCCGCCATGCATCTGGGCGAGGAGGTGGTCGAGGATTACGTCGCCACCCGCCTGACGCTGCGCGCCCACCCGATGGAGCTGCTGCGCCCCGCGATCCCCGGCCTGACCGCGCATGAACGCCTGCCGGATACGCCCCTTGGGCGGATCAGTATCTGCGGGCTGGTCATCACCCGCCAGCGCCCCGGCACCGCCTCGGGCGTGATCTTCCTGACGCTGGAAGATGAGACCGGCGTGGGAAATGTCGTCGTCTGGCGAAAGGTGTTCCACCGCTATCGCCGCGCCGTCATGGGCGGGCGGTTGCTGCGGGTTTCGGGGCGGTTGCAGCGCGAAGGCATCGTCGTGCATCTGATCGCCGAGCGGATCGAGGATCTGTCGCATCGCCTGACCGAACTGGGTCATCCGCTGGACGAGGCCGTGGGCCTGCCGCATCCGCAGGCCGACAACGCCCCGCGCCAGATCAGCCATTCCCGCCAGCCCGCCCATGCCCGCCATCCGCGCGAACAGGCCAAGCGGCTTTTCCCCAGCCGCGATTTCCACTAG
- a CDS encoding Y-family DNA polymerase, which yields MDHPSPLLFDLTQRRVVSIWFPRLASDRALRLRPVEGPFALTLRVDNTERIFCLNALAEAQGLHRGMPFSEARAFCPQLQARPADPPADARFLEGLRRWSLRYCPWAGREEPDGLVLDITGSAHLAGGEAELLADMRARLERAGIGARIGLADTRGAAWALAHHGPGIAPPGDGLAALAALPVAALRLDEGSTIALQRLGLRSIGALATAARAPLARRFGPELLMRLDQALGRRAEAIAPLVQPPHFAVRLTLPEPIGLASDVMAALKRLLDALCAKLKAHEAGARHLCLTLRRVDQGSQVLELRLASAMRDPARILPLLERRIEGIDAGFGIDQLRLEAVQTEVLHLQQTGPDMAKTERLDHLITRIGLRIGLENIRRFQRLDSHIPEGSFRLVPVTASRPCGDWQMARPRPLRLFPPEPVTARGATPPARFRWRRMPLTTGRATGPERIAPEWWTENDDWRSGIRDYWRVETHQGWRLWMFHTPQRPGWFVQGEFL from the coding sequence ATGGACCATCCAAGCCCTCTTCTGTTCGATCTGACGCAAAGGCGCGTCGTGTCGATCTGGTTTCCGCGACTGGCCTCGGACCGGGCCTTGCGGCTGCGCCCGGTCGAAGGCCCCTTCGCGCTGACCCTGCGGGTTGACAATACCGAGCGGATCTTCTGCCTGAACGCGCTGGCCGAAGCGCAGGGACTGCATCGCGGCATGCCCTTTTCCGAGGCCCGCGCCTTCTGCCCGCAATTGCAGGCCCGCCCCGCCGATCCCCCCGCCGATGCCCGCTTTCTGGAAGGGCTGCGCCGCTGGAGCCTGCGTTACTGCCCCTGGGCCGGGCGCGAAGAACCCGACGGGCTGGTGCTGGACATCACCGGATCGGCCCATCTGGCGGGGGGCGAGGCCGAATTGCTGGCCGATATGCGCGCCCGGCTGGAGCGCGCCGGAATCGGGGCGCGGATCGGGCTGGCCGATACCCGCGGCGCGGCATGGGCGCTGGCGCATCACGGGCCGGGGATCGCCCCGCCGGGCGACGGTCTGGCGGCATTGGCGGCCCTGCCCGTCGCCGCGCTGCGTCTGGATGAGGGCAGCACCATCGCCCTGCAACGACTGGGCTTGCGCAGCATCGGGGCGCTGGCGACGGCGGCGCGTGCGCCTCTGGCGCGCCGGTTCGGGCCGGAACTGCTGATGCGGCTGGATCAGGCGCTGGGACGGCGGGCCGAGGCGATCGCCCCGCTGGTGCAGCCGCCCCATTTCGCCGTGCGACTGACCCTGCCCGAACCGATCGGGCTGGCCTCGGACGTGATGGCGGCGCTGAAACGCCTGCTGGATGCTCTCTGCGCGAAACTGAAGGCCCATGAGGCAGGCGCGCGCCATCTGTGCCTGACCCTGCGCCGGGTCGATCAGGGCAGTCAGGTGCTGGAGCTGCGGCTGGCCTCGGCCATGCGCGACCCGGCCCGTATCCTGCCGCTGCTGGAACGCCGGATCGAGGGTATCGACGCCGGTTTCGGCATCGACCAGCTGCGGCTGGAGGCGGTGCAGACCGAAGTCCTGCATCTGCAACAGACCGGCCCCGACATGGCCAAAACCGAGCGGCTGGATCACCTGATCACCCGCATCGGGCTGCGGATCGGGTTAGAGAATATCCGGCGCTTTCAGCGGCTTGACAGCCATATTCCCGAAGGTAGCTTCCGGCTGGTTCCCGTCACGGCATCGCGGCCCTGCGGCGACTGGCAGATGGCCCGCCCGCGTCCCCTGCGGCTGTTTCCGCCCGAACCCGTCACCGCGCGCGGCGCGACCCCGCCCGCCCGGTTCCGCTGGCGGCGGATGCCCCTGACCACCGGTCGCGCCACCGGGCCGGAACGCATCGCCCCCGAATGGTGGACCGAGAATGACGACTGGCGCAGCGGCATCCGCGATTACTGGCGCGTCGAGACCCATCAGGGCTGGCGGCTGTGGATGTTCCACACCCCGCAGCGGCCCGGCTGGTTCGTGCAGGGGGAATTCCTGTGA
- a CDS encoding winged helix DNA-binding protein codes for MAARPDKALPIAAIAAPADAARADIGPVVSSAHLASGRSPGLSEVEYGMMIAVSAFNRWMVRCMAAAGLPGLSATEVAILHSIAHRGRERRMADIALVLDIEDTHIVTYAIRKLEAAGLITTRRAGKEKLVSISDAGFDACKRYGQLRDKLLLDITSEARISEDKLSEAAALLRLLSGAYNQAARAAATF; via the coding sequence ATGGCTGCCAGACCTGACAAAGCCCTGCCCATTGCCGCAATCGCTGCCCCTGCCGATGCTGCGCGGGCCGATATCGGGCCGGTCGTTTCCTCGGCGCATCTGGCCTCGGGGCGGTCGCCGGGCCTGTCCGAGGTCGAATACGGCATGATGATCGCGGTCAGCGCCTTCAACCGCTGGATGGTGCGCTGCATGGCGGCGGCGGGACTGCCGGGCCTGTCGGCGACCGAGGTCGCGATCCTGCATTCCATCGCCCATCGGGGCCGCGAACGGCGCATGGCCGATATCGCGCTGGTGCTGGATATCGAGGATACGCATATCGTGACCTATGCGATCCGCAAGCTGGAAGCCGCCGGGCTGATTACCACCCGCCGCGCCGGCAAGGAAAAGCTGGTCTCGATCAGCGATGCCGGGTTCGATGCCTGCAAACGCTATGGCCAGCTGCGCGACAAGCTGCTGCTGGACATCACCAGCGAGGCGAGGATTTCCGAAGACAAGCTGTCCGAGGCCGCGGCCCTGCTGCGTCTGCTGTCGGGTGCCTATAATCAGGCGGCCCGCGCCGCCGCGACCTTCTGA
- a CDS encoding ABC transporter ATP-binding protein: MTDQTCPVLLSVENLSVRFGASEVVDDLSFVVRQGRTTAVVGESGSGKSVTSMSIMRLADFGGATYPQGRIMFGQDGQASDLLTRDSRAMRRIRGNEIAMIFQEPMTSLDPLFSVGDQLAEVLMLHENMGRRQALTEAERLLTLVRLPDARALLGRYPHQLSGGMRQRVMIAMALACRPKLLIADEPTTALDVTVQAQILTIMRELQAELGMAMIFITHDMGVVAEIADDVVVMWKGKKVEEGPVDQIFANPQHPYTRALLSAVPRLGSMTGQRFPLREPLTVLEDGQPRLVGETRQQKTARHDGPPLLQVRDLMVRFDLKKNFLGRPLRVCNAVNHVSFDIFPGETLSLVGESGSGKSTIGRTIQQLQQPVSGQVIFEGRDMATMSRAERQRLRRDVQYIFQDPFASLDPRKSVGWSIAEPIRTHGILDNDRAIRQRVGELLERVGLQPDMASRFPHEFSGGQRQRVCIARALASKPRLIIADEALSALDVSVQAQIINLFMDLQQEDGLSYLFISHDMAVVEKMSHRVAVLYTGQIMELGSRAQVFEQTAHPYTRRLLSAVPVADPGVRRDRPMLEGEIPSNSSPAGEAPPRIPLREIAPGHFVAEGFSGPATLTEIPDTAPPVIPPVVATGTNQTTPTGA, translated from the coding sequence ATGACCGATCAAACCTGTCCGGTATTGCTGAGCGTCGAGAACCTGTCGGTACGTTTCGGCGCCTCGGAGGTCGTGGATGACCTGAGCTTTGTGGTGCGTCAGGGGCGCACGACGGCGGTGGTGGGCGAAAGCGGCTCGGGCAAGTCGGTAACGTCGATGTCGATCATGCGGCTGGCTGATTTCGGCGGCGCGACCTATCCGCAGGGGCGGATCATGTTCGGGCAGGACGGTCAGGCCAGCGACCTGCTGACCCGCGACAGCCGCGCCATGCGCCGGATCCGCGGCAACGAGATCGCGATGATCTTTCAAGAGCCGATGACCTCGCTGGACCCGCTGTTCTCGGTCGGGGACCAGCTGGCCGAAGTGCTGATGCTGCATGAAAACATGGGCCGCAGGCAGGCGCTGACCGAGGCCGAGCGGCTGCTGACGCTGGTCCGGCTGCCTGACGCCCGGGCGCTTCTGGGCCGTTACCCGCATCAGCTGTCGGGCGGGATGCGGCAGCGGGTCATGATCGCTATGGCGCTGGCCTGTCGTCCGAAACTGCTGATCGCGGATGAACCGACCACGGCGCTGGATGTGACGGTGCAGGCGCAGATCCTGACGATCATGCGCGAATTGCAGGCTGAACTGGGCATGGCGATGATCTTCATCACCCATGACATGGGCGTGGTCGCGGAAATCGCCGATGATGTGGTGGTGATGTGGAAGGGCAAGAAGGTCGAGGAAGGCCCGGTCGATCAGATTTTCGCCAATCCGCAGCATCCCTATACCCGTGCGCTGCTGTCGGCGGTGCCCCGGCTTGGCTCGATGACCGGGCAGAGGTTTCCGCTGCGCGAGCCCTTGACCGTGCTGGAGGATGGCCAGCCCCGGCTGGTCGGCGAGACCCGGCAGCAAAAGACCGCCCGCCATGACGGCCCGCCGCTGTTGCAGGTGCGCGATCTGATGGTGCGTTTCGACCTGAAAAAGAATTTCCTTGGTCGCCCGCTGCGGGTCTGCAACGCGGTCAACCATGTCAGCTTTGACATCTTTCCGGGGGAAACCCTGTCGCTGGTGGGGGAATCGGGGTCGGGCAAATCGACCATCGGCCGCACCATCCAGCAATTGCAGCAGCCGGTTTCGGGGCAGGTCATCTTCGAGGGCCGCGACATGGCGACGATGAGCCGGGCCGAAAGGCAGCGACTGCGGCGCGATGTGCAATATATCTTTCAGGACCCCTTTGCCTCGCTCGATCCCAGAAAGTCGGTCGGCTGGTCCATCGCCGAACCGATTCGCACTCACGGAATTCTGGATAACGACCGGGCGATCAGGCAGCGCGTGGGCGAGTTGCTGGAACGTGTCGGGCTGCAACCCGACATGGCCAGCCGCTTTCCGCACGAGTTTTCGGGCGGGCAGCGGCAGCGCGTCTGCATCGCCCGCGCGCTGGCCTCGAAACCCCGCCTGATTATCGCGGATGAGGCGCTGTCGGCGCTGGACGTGTCGGTTCAGGCGCAGATCATCAACCTGTTCATGGATTTGCAGCAAGAGGACGGGCTGTCCTATCTGTTCATCTCGCATGACATGGCGGTGGTCGAGAAGATGAGCCATCGTGTCGCCGTTCTCTATACCGGGCAGATCATGGAACTGGGCAGCCGCGCGCAGGTGTTCGAACAGACCGCCCATCCCTATACCCGCAGGCTGCTGTCGGCGGTTCCCGTGGCCGATCCCGGCGTGCGCCGCGACCGCCCGATGCTGGAGGGCGAGATCCCCTCGAACAGCAGCCCGGCGGGAGAGGCACCACCCCGCATCCCGCTGCGCGAGATCGCCCCCGGCCATTTCGTCGCCGAAGGCTTCAGCGGCCCCGCCACCCTGACCGAGATTCCCGATACCGCCCCGCCCGTCATTCCCCCGGTGGTGGCCACCGGCACCAATCAGACAACACCGACAGGAGCGTAA
- a CDS encoding ABC transporter substrate-binding protein — protein MSLTPKLKAAVASALLATTAMAVPALAEGKLTVSSPQDPGSWDPIDTFLVNWASAATNIFDGLTYRGPDMELVPALAESWEELDEGTRIRFVLRQGVTFHNGEPFNAEAVKFTFERLLGDEGAKGPQQSNYTAIESVEIIDDYTVDFHLSAPDPVLLTKLAGYGAMIVPPKYVSEVSEQEFNLNPVGTGPFRVVSYDPKVSLKMEAFEDFWGDQAKLSELEFRFITEPATAVAELQAGRVDVVIPPTIPISMIPTIEADPNLTLATAPGPTVYSLRFNTRDGITADENVRKAMIMAVDRDTIVTEILGGQAEVIASLQGKLSFGFDPDLEPLPYDPETAAQLLAEAGVQPGATVQIDIRGNDASFGEVTQAVSAYLSTVGINATITPYETNTLLNDIIPQGKTGAMFQQSWGGWTFDYDNTAYSMYHTGEKWNPYDSDPELDALLESQRPLTDRAERERILREIAAYAADRALEMPLYNLNAIYGVNNRVRNFDPAPDNRMRLNTVEVE, from the coding sequence ATGTCACTGACCCCGAAACTGAAAGCCGCCGTCGCATCGGCCCTGCTGGCGACGACCGCAATGGCCGTGCCCGCACTGGCCGAAGGCAAGCTGACCGTGTCCAGCCCGCAGGATCCCGGCTCTTGGGATCCGATCGACACCTTTCTGGTGAACTGGGCATCGGCCGCGACCAATATCTTTGACGGGCTGACCTATCGCGGGCCGGATATGGAACTGGTCCCGGCGCTGGCCGAATCCTGGGAAGAACTGGACGAGGGCACCCGCATCCGCTTTGTGCTGCGTCAGGGTGTGACCTTCCACAATGGCGAACCCTTCAACGCCGAGGCGGTGAAATTCACCTTCGAGCGTCTGCTGGGCGACGAGGGCGCGAAAGGTCCGCAGCAGTCGAACTATACCGCCATCGAAAGCGTCGAGATCATCGACGATTACACCGTCGATTTCCACTTGTCGGCGCCCGATCCGGTGCTGTTGACCAAGCTGGCGGGCTATGGCGCGATGATCGTGCCGCCGAAATATGTTTCCGAGGTCAGCGAGCAGGAGTTCAACCTGAACCCCGTCGGCACCGGCCCGTTCCGGGTCGTGTCCTATGATCCCAAGGTCTCGCTGAAGATGGAAGCCTTTGAGGATTTCTGGGGCGATCAGGCGAAGCTGTCCGAACTGGAATTCCGCTTCATCACCGAACCCGCGACCGCCGTGGCCGAATTGCAGGCGGGCCGTGTGGATGTGGTGATTCCGCCGACCATTCCGATCTCGATGATCCCGACCATCGAGGCCGATCCGAACCTGACGCTGGCCACCGCGCCGGGGCCGACCGTCTATTCGCTGCGCTTCAACACCCGCGACGGCATCACCGCCGATGAAAACGTCCGCAAGGCGATGATCATGGCGGTGGATCGCGACACCATCGTGACCGAGATCCTTGGCGGACAGGCCGAGGTGATCGCCAGCCTTCAGGGCAAGCTGTCCTTCGGCTTCGATCCCGATCTGGAGCCGCTGCCCTATGACCCCGAAACCGCCGCGCAACTGCTGGCCGAGGCCGGCGTGCAGCCGGGCGCGACCGTGCAGATCGATATCCGCGGCAATGACGCGAGCTTTGGCGAAGTGACGCAGGCGGTGTCCGCCTATCTGTCCACCGTCGGCATCAACGCGACGATCACGCCATACGAGACGAACACGCTGCTGAACGACATCATCCCGCAGGGCAAGACCGGCGCGATGTTCCAGCAAAGCTGGGGCGGCTGGACCTTCGATTACGATAACACCGCCTATTCGATGTATCACACAGGCGAGAAGTGGAACCCTTATGACAGCGATCCCGAACTGGATGCGCTGCTGGAAAGCCAGCGCCCGCTGACCGACCGGGCCGAGCGCGAGCGCATCCTGCGCGAAATCGCCGCCTATGCCGCCGATCGTGCGCTGGAAATGCCGCTGTATAACCTGAACGCGATCTATGGCGTCAACAACCGGGTGCGGAACTTCGATCCGGCGCCCGACAACCGCATGCGGCTGAACACGGTCGAGGTGGAATGA
- a CDS encoding ABC transporter permease: MITFLLKRVLQAVFVVLAVSLIVAFAIRLTGDPALMIAQGATNITEADLVRIREGLGLNQPFLVQYLNSLKGLMLWDFGNSFVGGTPVNLLIDKALPATLMLAFASLLLSIVISIPLGIKAAVSRGKWSDQLIRILSLVGLSFPNFWLATMLVLIFGITLKWLPPSGMSGFESFIMPALTMGVILTATNVRLVRTTMLETLNQQYIMVARAKGLSESKVLYKHALRNCAIPLITYFGLQFGGLLGGIVVIERVFNWPGMGTLAFDAVAARDYPVLQAVIMILSLLIVAVNLAVDIAYGLVDPRIRNE; the protein is encoded by the coding sequence GTGATCACCTTCTTATTGAAACGGGTCTTGCAGGCGGTGTTCGTCGTTCTGGCGGTCAGCCTGATCGTGGCCTTCGCCATCCGCCTGACCGGCGACCCCGCGTTGATGATCGCGCAGGGCGCGACCAATATCACCGAGGCCGATCTGGTCCGCATCCGCGAGGGTCTGGGTCTGAACCAGCCCTTCCTTGTCCAGTATCTCAATTCGCTGAAGGGGCTGATGCTGTGGGACTTCGGCAACAGTTTCGTGGGCGGCACGCCGGTCAATCTGCTGATCGACAAGGCCCTGCCTGCAACGCTGATGCTGGCCTTTGCCTCGCTGCTGCTGTCCATCGTGATCTCGATCCCGCTGGGGATCAAGGCGGCGGTGTCGCGTGGCAAATGGTCCGATCAGCTGATCCGCATCCTGTCGCTGGTCGGGCTGTCCTTCCCCAACTTCTGGCTGGCGACGATGCTGGTGCTGATCTTCGGCATCACGCTGAAATGGCTGCCGCCTTCGGGGATGAGCGGCTTCGAGAGCTTCATCATGCCCGCCCTGACCATGGGCGTGATCCTGACCGCGACCAATGTGCGGCTGGTGCGCACGACCATGCTGGAGACGCTGAACCAGCAATATATCATGGTCGCCCGCGCCAAGGGCCTGTCGGAAAGCAAGGTGTTGTACAAACACGCGCTGCGTAACTGCGCCATCCCGCTGATCACCTATTTCGGCCTGCAATTCGGCGGGCTTCTGGGCGGCATCGTGGTGATCGAGCGGGTGTTCAACTGGCCCGGCATGGGCACATTGGCCTTTGATGCGGTCGCGGCGCGGGATTATCCGGTGTTGCAGGCGGTGATCATGATCCTGTCGCTGCTGATCGTCGCGGTGAACCTGGCCGTCGATATCGCCTATGGCCTTGTCGATCCCCGCATACGGAACGAATAA